The Pseudomonas iranensis genome includes a window with the following:
- a CDS encoding pyocin S6 family toxin immunity protein, which yields MYLWISGFLPDESEDDTLKFELSVHSKSERPILAVMGWPELSLSPDGEWLLTADQTQRISEILGEQLPKELDLFIGVRG from the coding sequence ATGTATTTATGGATTAGTGGTTTTTTACCAGACGAAAGCGAGGACGATACGCTGAAATTCGAGCTGTCGGTCCACTCGAAATCTGAGCGTCCGATATTGGCCGTAATGGGCTGGCCAGAACTCAGTCTAAGTCCCGACGGAGAATGGCTGCTGACTGCGGACCAAACTCAACGAATCAGCGAAATACTTGGAGAGCAATTGCCGAAGGAGCTGGACTTATTCATCGGCGTCAGGGGCTAG
- a CDS encoding FKBP-type peptidyl-prolyl cis-trans isomerase, which translates to MTDELQIIDLQPGDGKAAVKGALITTQYTGWLEDGTEFDSSWSRGKPFQCVIGTGRVIKGWDQGLMGMQVGGKRKLLVPAHLGYGERTMGKIPPNSNLLFEIELLEVLTRED; encoded by the coding sequence ATGACAGACGAATTGCAAATCATCGACCTGCAACCGGGCGACGGCAAAGCCGCGGTGAAAGGTGCGCTGATCACCACCCAATACACCGGCTGGCTGGAAGACGGCACTGAATTCGACTCGTCCTGGAGCCGGGGCAAACCGTTTCAGTGCGTGATTGGCACTGGCCGCGTGATCAAAGGCTGGGATCAGGGCCTGATGGGCATGCAGGTCGGCGGCAAACGCAAATTGCTGGTACCGGCGCATCTGGGGTACGGCGAGCGGACCATGGGCAAGATCCCGCCGAATTCGAATCTGCTGTTTGAGATTGAGTTGCTGGAGGTTTTGACGCGGGAGGATTGA
- a CDS encoding M4 family metallopeptidase, producing MTDSRLLRSFIPPYILNRIIAHGSEPQRNAAMQTLNHVRSLLPNPGRPSQPPARAILPEASKPGLARRSVHDAQNKMLLPGMPVRLEGQPASGDPAVDEAYDALGASYDFFWKVLGRDSIDNQGFALIGSVHYGQGYENAFWNGAQMVFGDGDGEIFQRFTRSLDVIGHELAHGVTESEAGLIYANQSGALNESLSDVFGVLTKQYTLGETAEQADWLIGADLLMPQIQGKGLRSMSHPGTAYDDPMLGKDPQPDHMRKFVITSEDNGGVHINSGIPNRAFYLAARAFGGFAWEKAGRIWYDTLCDDRLSQDATFDAFAKLTINHAGERFDEEAADAVQQAWAQVGIE from the coding sequence ATGACCGACTCTCGATTGCTGCGCAGTTTCATCCCGCCCTACATTCTCAACCGCATCATTGCCCACGGTTCCGAGCCGCAGCGCAACGCCGCGATGCAGACGCTCAACCACGTGCGCAGCCTGCTGCCCAATCCCGGCCGCCCTTCGCAGCCGCCAGCGCGGGCGATTCTGCCGGAGGCGAGCAAGCCTGGCCTGGCCCGGCGCAGCGTGCATGATGCGCAGAACAAAATGCTCTTGCCGGGCATGCCGGTGCGCCTCGAGGGCCAGCCGGCATCGGGGGATCCGGCGGTCGACGAGGCTTACGATGCGCTGGGCGCCAGCTATGATTTCTTCTGGAAGGTGCTCGGTCGCGACTCGATCGATAATCAGGGATTCGCGCTGATCGGCAGCGTGCATTATGGCCAGGGCTACGAGAACGCATTCTGGAACGGCGCGCAGATGGTTTTCGGTGACGGCGATGGCGAAATCTTCCAGCGCTTCACCCGCTCGCTCGACGTCATCGGCCATGAACTGGCCCACGGCGTCACCGAAAGCGAGGCCGGGCTGATTTATGCCAACCAGTCCGGCGCGTTGAACGAGTCGCTCTCGGACGTATTCGGCGTGTTGACCAAGCAATACACCCTCGGCGAGACCGCCGAGCAGGCGGACTGGTTGATCGGCGCCGACCTGCTGATGCCACAGATTCAAGGCAAGGGCCTGCGCTCGATGTCGCACCCCGGCACGGCATACGACGACCCGATGCTGGGCAAGGATCCGCAACCGGATCACATGCGCAAGTTCGTCATCACCAGCGAAGACAATGGCGGCGTACACATCAACTCCGGCATTCCCAACCGCGCGTTTTACCTGGCAGCCCGAGCGTTTGGCGGCTTCGCCTGGGAAAAAGCCGGACGCATCTGGTACGACACACTGTGCGACGACCGTTTGAGCCAGGACGCAACGTTCGACGCGTTCGCAAAACTGACGATCAACCACGCCGGCGAGCGCTTCGACGAAGAAGCAGCCGACGCAGTGCAGCAAGCCTGGGCGCAGGTCGGTATCGAATAA
- a CDS encoding protealysin inhibitor emfourin — MKTLPELDKDSVLRVSRQGGVAAIHSLSRPREIEFAQCDINQRSRICSVLEGCLPLDSSESGRGDQRFYQIEVRYQSGEMVLKVPEDRAPGELVHLWDKGELL; from the coding sequence ATGAAAACGCTACCCGAGCTGGATAAAGATTCCGTTTTACGCGTATCTCGCCAGGGTGGCGTTGCAGCGATTCACAGCCTGAGCCGCCCACGGGAAATCGAATTTGCCCAGTGCGACATCAATCAGCGTTCCAGGATCTGCTCGGTGCTTGAGGGTTGCCTGCCACTCGATAGCAGTGAATCGGGCCGTGGGGATCAGCGCTTCTACCAGATTGAAGTGCGCTATCAGTCCGGGGAAATGGTGTTGAAGGTGCCGGAGGATCGGGCGCCGGGGGAGTTGGTGCATTTGTGGGACAAGGGGGAGCTGCTCTGA
- a CDS encoding RcnB family protein, producing MNSKTLIASLALVAGIAGITPIVQAAQTSSEPAVQSPTSDRQLKVNDRAPEMYQRKDKALENWKAKGLKAPIDQAQWVQINDQYVMVMITNGTIVEMQPVER from the coding sequence ATGAACAGCAAAACCCTAATCGCCAGCCTGGCCCTTGTTGCGGGCATTGCCGGAATCACACCCATTGTTCAAGCGGCGCAAACCTCCAGCGAACCCGCCGTGCAATCGCCGACCAGCGACCGCCAGCTGAAGGTCAACGACCGCGCGCCGGAAATGTACCAGCGCAAAGACAAGGCTCTGGAGAACTGGAAAGCCAAAGGTCTGAAAGCGCCGATCGACCAGGCGCAGTGGGTGCAGATCAATGACCAGTACGTGATGGTGATGATCACCAACGGCACGATTGTCGAGATGCAGCCGGTCGAGCGATAG
- a CDS encoding MFS transporter — MTASIPTNGSRAGAIFRVTSGNFLEQFDFFLFGFYATQIAAVFFPASSEFASLMMTFAVFGAGFLMRPLGAIVLGAYIDDVGRRKGLIVTLSIMASGTILIVLVPGYETIGLFAPALVLIGRLLQGFSAGAELGGVSVYLSEIATPGRKGFFTAWQSASQQVAIIVAAALGYGLNQWMEPQAVAAWGWRIPFFVGCMIVPFIFFLRRNLAETEEFAARKHRPSMREVFRTLGQNWGVVLGGMLMVALTTTAFYLITVYAPTFGKTVLHLSTSDALLVTLLVGVSNFFWLPIGGALSDRIGRRPVLIGMALLALATTYPALSFLVQAPSFTNMLLSLLWLSFIYGLYNGAMIPALTEIMPVEVRVAGFSLAYSLATAIFGGFTPAMSTFLIQYTGDKAAPGYWMSIGALCALCATLYLYRRAGGRLQPVAA; from the coding sequence ATGACAGCCTCAATTCCTACCAACGGCTCGCGGGCCGGTGCCATCTTCCGGGTGACCTCGGGCAACTTCCTCGAACAGTTCGACTTCTTTCTGTTCGGCTTCTACGCCACGCAGATCGCGGCGGTGTTCTTCCCGGCGAGCAGTGAGTTCGCCTCCCTGATGATGACTTTTGCGGTGTTTGGCGCAGGCTTCCTGATGCGTCCGCTCGGCGCCATCGTGCTCGGCGCGTACATCGATGATGTCGGCCGGCGCAAAGGTCTGATCGTCACCCTGTCGATCATGGCCAGCGGCACGATATTGATTGTGCTGGTGCCCGGATACGAAACCATTGGCCTGTTCGCCCCGGCACTGGTGCTGATCGGGCGACTGCTGCAAGGCTTCTCGGCCGGCGCGGAACTCGGTGGTGTTTCGGTGTACCTGTCCGAGATCGCTACGCCGGGCCGCAAAGGCTTTTTCACCGCTTGGCAGTCGGCCAGTCAGCAAGTGGCGATCATCGTTGCTGCCGCGCTGGGCTACGGTCTGAACCAGTGGATGGAGCCGCAAGCCGTGGCCGCCTGGGGCTGGCGCATTCCGTTTTTCGTCGGCTGCATGATCGTCCCGTTCATCTTTTTCCTGCGCCGCAATCTGGCGGAAACCGAAGAGTTCGCCGCACGCAAACACCGTCCAAGCATGCGCGAGGTGTTCCGCACCCTCGGCCAGAACTGGGGCGTGGTGCTCGGCGGGATGTTGATGGTCGCGTTGACCACTACCGCGTTCTACCTGATCACCGTGTACGCGCCGACTTTCGGCAAAACCGTGCTGCACCTGAGCACTTCCGACGCGCTGCTGGTGACGCTGCTGGTGGGTGTGTCGAACTTCTTCTGGCTGCCGATCGGCGGCGCGTTGTCCGACCGCATCGGTCGTCGTCCGGTGCTGATCGGCATGGCCCTGCTGGCACTGGCCACGACTTATCCGGCGCTGTCGTTCCTGGTGCAGGCGCCGAGCTTCACCAACATGCTGCTGTCGCTGCTGTGGTTGTCGTTCATCTATGGCTTGTACAACGGCGCGATGATTCCGGCGCTGACCGAAATCATGCCGGTGGAAGTGCGCGTCGCCGGTTTTTCCCTGGCCTACAGCCTGGCCACCGCGATCTTCGGCGGTTTCACCCCGGCGATGTCGACTTTCCTGATCCAGTACACCGGCGACAAAGCCGCGCCAGGTTACTGGATGAGCATCGGTGCCCTGTGCGCGCTGTGCGCCACGCTTTATCTGTACCGCCGTGCCGGTGGTCGTCTGCAACCTGTCGCGGCCTGA
- a CDS encoding substrate-binding domain-containing protein, producing MKKLFTVTALLAGLAFNVAAQAEELSVMTSGGFTAAYKILGPKFAAATGNTLTTSLGPSMGKAPEAIPNRLARGEHADVVIMVGYALDELIKQGKVDPASRVELADSRIGMVVREGAAKPDISSVDGLKKTLLDAQSVAYSDSASGVYIEQQLFKKLGIEDQLKPKAKMIARIPVGSVVATGDYQLGFQQVSELLPVPGVSFVAKIPESVQSVTRFAAGIPVKAEHPQEAKALLAYLAAPAAQADVQATGLDSVKR from the coding sequence ATGAAAAAACTTTTTACTGTCACCGCCCTGCTCGCCGGTCTCGCCTTCAACGTCGCGGCCCAGGCCGAAGAACTCAGCGTGATGACCTCCGGTGGTTTCACTGCCGCCTACAAGATCCTCGGGCCGAAATTCGCTGCCGCCACCGGTAACACCCTGACCACCAGCCTCGGCCCGTCGATGGGCAAGGCGCCGGAAGCGATTCCCAATCGTCTGGCGCGCGGCGAGCACGCCGACGTGGTGATCATGGTCGGTTACGCTCTTGATGAGCTGATCAAACAAGGCAAGGTCGACCCGGCCTCCCGCGTTGAACTGGCGGATTCGCGGATCGGCATGGTGGTGCGTGAAGGCGCGGCGAAACCGGACATCAGCAGCGTCGACGGCCTGAAGAAAACCCTGCTTGATGCGCAGTCGGTGGCCTACTCCGACAGCGCCAGCGGCGTGTACATCGAGCAGCAGCTGTTCAAGAAACTCGGCATCGAAGATCAGTTGAAACCGAAAGCCAAGATGATCGCCAGGATCCCGGTCGGCTCGGTGGTCGCCACTGGCGACTATCAGTTGGGCTTCCAGCAGGTCAGCGAATTGCTGCCGGTGCCGGGCGTGAGCTTCGTCGCGAAGATTCCGGAATCGGTACAGTCGGTGACGCGTTTTGCCGCTGGCATTCCGGTCAAGGCCGAGCACCCGCAAGAAGCCAAGGCCCTGCTCGCCTACCTCGCTGCACCGGCCGCTCAGGCTGACGTGCAGGCCACCGGACTGGATTCGGTCAAGCGTTGA
- a CDS encoding LysR family transcriptional regulator translates to MAINFDLNDLQAFRAVVEQGSFRKAADTVRLSQPALSRRIEKLEDALGVKLFQRTTRKVSLTQAGRGFMPSVERLLDDLDIALLGISEVASTRLGHVTVACVPSAAYYFMPRVVARYHQQFPRIKVKVLDSSAHDVLSAVVNGEADFGLSFLGTQDAKVEFEPLVQECYVVACRRDHPLAGRSSVSWDEFYQQDYIALDKTSGNRFLLDQALGGVVPQRQSICETRHVTTMIGLVEAGLGVAAVPLMAMPGPDHPILTRVPLIEPQVMRSVGIIKRRDRTLTPAALELERLVVEMRVQPPMINA, encoded by the coding sequence ATGGCCATCAACTTCGACCTCAACGACCTGCAAGCCTTTCGCGCGGTGGTCGAGCAGGGCAGTTTTCGCAAGGCTGCCGACACCGTGCGCCTGTCGCAACCGGCGCTCAGCCGGCGCATCGAAAAGCTCGAAGACGCCCTCGGCGTGAAACTGTTCCAGCGCACCACGCGCAAGGTCAGCCTGACCCAGGCCGGGCGCGGCTTCATGCCCAGCGTCGAGCGCTTGCTGGATGATCTCGACATTGCCTTGCTCGGCATCAGCGAAGTCGCCTCGACGCGTCTGGGCCATGTCACCGTCGCCTGCGTGCCGTCGGCGGCGTACTACTTCATGCCCCGCGTGGTCGCGCGCTATCACCAGCAGTTCCCACGGATCAAGGTCAAAGTCCTCGATTCCAGCGCCCACGATGTGTTGAGTGCGGTGGTCAATGGCGAGGCGGATTTCGGTTTGAGTTTCCTCGGCACGCAGGATGCCAAAGTCGAGTTCGAACCGCTTGTGCAGGAGTGCTACGTTGTCGCCTGTCGTCGCGATCATCCACTGGCCGGGCGCAGCAGCGTCAGTTGGGACGAGTTCTATCAGCAGGATTACATTGCGCTGGACAAGACTTCGGGCAATCGCTTTCTGCTCGATCAGGCCTTGGGCGGGGTAGTGCCGCAGCGTCAGAGCATCTGCGAGACGCGGCATGTGACGACGATGATCGGCTTGGTGGAGGCGGGGCTGGGCGTGGCGGCGGTGCCGTTGATGGCGATGCCCGGGCCGGATCATCCGATCCTGACGCGGGTGCCGCTGATTGAGCCGCAGGTGATGCGCAGTGTCGGCATCATCAAGCGCCGGGATCGCACGTTGACCCCGGCGGCTTTGGAACTGGAGCGGCTGGTCGTGGAAATGCGCGTCCAGCCGCCAATGATCAACGCTTGA
- a CDS encoding monovalent cation:proton antiporter-2 (CPA2) family protein, which translates to MPHEGNLLQAAVVFLFAAVLTVPLAKRLQLGAVLGYLFAGVIIGPSVLGLIGNPQSVAHISELGVVLLLFIIGLELSPRRLWVMRKSVFGVGLAQVLLTASVIGVLALSVFGQPLNSAIVLGLGLALSSTAFGLQSLAERKELTSPHGRLAFAILLFQDIAAIPLIALVPMLAGVDHHTSTADDIRHSLQVLGGIAVVVIGGRYLLRPVFRVVAKTGLPEVSTATALLVVIGTAWLMDLVGVSMALGAFLAGLLLADSEYRHELEAQIEPFKGLLLGLFFISVGMGANLSLLLSAPITVLGLTLLLIGLKLPLLFVVGRLAGGLNKISAIRLGIVLAAGGEFAFVVFKIGRDQGLFEPRLYDMLVLTITLSMALTPLLLLICARLVSPKVQPVEVPEKFREIDTEAPRVVIAGMGRMGQIVARILRAQNIKFVALDTSVETIELSRSFGGVPVFYGDPMRPEILHAAKVGEAEYFVIATDDPETNIKTAEVVHKLYPHMKIIARARNRQHVHRLVDVGAEAIRETYYSSLEMSRRTLVGLGLTQAQADARIKRFKHHDEQVLEAQHAVYDDAAKVLQTAQEARAELAKLFESDQLEEEARKS; encoded by the coding sequence ATGCCCCATGAAGGCAATCTGTTGCAAGCCGCTGTCGTGTTTCTGTTCGCGGCAGTGCTCACCGTGCCTTTGGCCAAACGTCTGCAACTGGGCGCGGTGCTCGGTTATCTGTTTGCCGGGGTGATCATCGGCCCGTCGGTGCTCGGCCTGATCGGCAATCCGCAAAGCGTTGCGCATATCTCCGAGCTGGGCGTGGTGTTGCTGCTGTTCATCATCGGCCTGGAGCTGTCGCCGCGCCGCTTGTGGGTGATGCGTAAATCCGTGTTCGGCGTCGGTCTGGCGCAGGTGCTGTTGACTGCATCGGTGATCGGCGTGCTGGCGCTGTCAGTGTTCGGCCAGCCGCTGAACAGCGCCATTGTGCTGGGCCTCGGTCTGGCGCTGTCCTCCACGGCGTTCGGCCTGCAAAGCCTCGCCGAACGCAAGGAACTGACCAGCCCCCACGGGCGTCTCGCGTTTGCGATTCTGCTGTTCCAGGACATCGCCGCGATTCCATTGATCGCCCTGGTGCCGATGCTCGCCGGCGTCGATCACCACACCAGCACCGCCGACGATATTCGTCACAGCTTGCAGGTGCTCGGCGGCATTGCCGTTGTGGTGATCGGCGGGCGGTATCTGTTGCGTCCGGTGTTCCGCGTGGTGGCGAAAACCGGGCTGCCGGAAGTGTCCACCGCCACCGCGTTGCTGGTGGTGATCGGCACCGCGTGGCTGATGGATCTGGTCGGCGTGTCGATGGCGCTGGGCGCGTTTCTCGCCGGTCTGCTGCTGGCGGACTCGGAATATCGCCACGAGCTGGAAGCGCAGATCGAACCGTTCAAGGGCCTGCTGCTCGGGCTGTTTTTCATCAGCGTCGGCATGGGCGCCAATCTCAGCCTGTTGTTGAGCGCGCCGATCACCGTGTTGGGACTGACTCTGCTGCTGATCGGTCTGAAATTGCCGCTGCTGTTCGTCGTCGGACGTCTGGCAGGAGGATTGAACAAAATCAGCGCAATTCGCCTCGGCATCGTCCTCGCTGCCGGCGGTGAGTTTGCGTTTGTGGTGTTCAAGATCGGCCGCGATCAAGGCCTGTTCGAGCCGCGTCTGTACGACATGCTGGTGCTGACCATCACCCTGTCGATGGCGCTGACGCCGTTGCTGCTGTTGATCTGCGCACGGCTGGTCAGCCCGAAAGTGCAGCCGGTGGAAGTGCCGGAGAAATTCCGCGAAATCGACACCGAAGCGCCACGCGTAGTGATTGCCGGCATGGGCCGGATGGGCCAGATCGTGGCACGGATTCTGCGCGCGCAGAACATCAAGTTCGTTGCGCTGGACACCTCGGTGGAAACCATCGAACTGTCGCGCAGCTTCGGCGGTGTGCCAGTGTTCTACGGCGACCCGATGCGCCCGGAAATCCTTCACGCGGCGAAGGTTGGCGAAGCGGAGTATTTCGTCATCGCCACGGACGATCCGGAGACCAACATCAAGACTGCCGAGGTGGTGCACAAGCTCTATCCGCACATGAAAATCATCGCCCGCGCGCGTAACCGTCAGCACGTGCATCGCCTGGTGGATGTCGGCGCGGAAGCGATTCGTGAGACCTATTATTCGAGCCTGGAAATGAGCCGGCGCACGCTGGTCGGCCTCGGTCTGACCCAAGCCCAGGCCGATGCGCGGATCAAGCGTTTCAAGCATCACGACGAACAGGTGCTGGAGGCGCAACACGCCGTCTACGACGACGCCGCCAAAGTCCTGCAGACCGCCCAGGAAGCCCGGGCGGAACTGGCCAAATTGTTTGAATCGGATCAGCTCGAAGAAGAAGCGCGCAAGTCCTGA
- the hcnC gene encoding cyanide-forming glycine dehydrogenase subunit HcnC has product MSKFYDVVIAGGGVIGASCAYQLSKRKDLKVALIDAKRPGNATRASAGGLWAIGESVGLGCGVIFFRMMSANRKRETQGAAVAVDASTPHILPASFFDFALQSNALYPALHRELKDNHGTDCKFEKTGLKFVIYDDEDRLYAEHIVGCIPHLADQVRWLDQAALRAAEPSVSHEARGALEFLCDHQVSPFRLADAYMEGARQNGVDIFVNTNVTGVLHHGTRVTGVQTAEAGVFHCKTLINAAGAWAADLSEWATGIRIPVKPVKGQILLTERMPKILNGCLTTSDCYVAQKDNGEILIGSTTEDKGFDVTTTYPEIAGLVQGAVRCLPKLVDVNLKRTWAGLRPGSPDELPILGPMRGVEGYLNACGHFRTGILTSAITGVLLDKLVNDEPLPLDITPFLADRFAVAPVEPAPALERA; this is encoded by the coding sequence ATGAGTAAGTTCTACGACGTGGTCATTGCCGGTGGCGGCGTGATCGGCGCCTCCTGTGCCTACCAATTGTCCAAGCGCAAAGATTTGAAAGTTGCGCTGATCGACGCCAAGCGCCCCGGCAACGCGACCCGCGCTTCGGCGGGTGGTTTATGGGCGATCGGCGAATCGGTCGGCCTCGGCTGCGGGGTGATTTTCTTTCGCATGATGTCGGCCAACCGCAAGCGCGAGACCCAGGGCGCTGCGGTAGCGGTGGACGCCAGTACGCCGCATATTTTGCCAGCATCGTTTTTCGATTTTGCCTTGCAATCCAATGCGCTGTACCCGGCGCTGCATCGCGAGCTGAAAGACAACCACGGCACGGATTGCAAGTTCGAGAAGACCGGATTGAAATTCGTGATCTATGACGACGAAGATCGGCTGTATGCCGAGCACATCGTCGGCTGCATTCCGCATCTGGCCGATCAGGTGCGCTGGCTCGATCAAGCGGCGTTGCGCGCGGCCGAACCGAGTGTCAGCCATGAGGCGCGCGGGGCGCTGGAGTTTCTCTGCGATCATCAGGTCAGTCCGTTCCGCCTCGCCGATGCCTACATGGAAGGCGCGCGGCAGAACGGCGTCGACATCTTCGTCAACACCAACGTCACCGGCGTGTTGCATCACGGCACTCGTGTGACCGGCGTGCAGACGGCAGAAGCGGGCGTGTTTCACTGCAAGACGCTGATCAACGCCGCCGGTGCCTGGGCGGCGGATTTGAGCGAGTGGGCCACGGGGATTCGCATTCCGGTGAAACCGGTGAAAGGGCAGATCCTGCTGACCGAGCGCATGCCGAAAATCCTCAATGGCTGCCTGACCACCAGCGATTGCTACGTGGCGCAAAAGGACAACGGCGAAATCCTCATTGGTAGCACCACCGAAGACAAAGGGTTCGACGTCACCACCACCTACCCGGAAATCGCCGGGCTGGTGCAGGGCGCGGTGCGCTGTCTGCCGAAGCTTGTGGACGTCAACCTCAAGCGCACCTGGGCGGGACTGCGTCCTGGGTCGCCGGATGAGTTGCCGATCCTCGGGCCGATGCGTGGGGTGGAGGGTTATCTGAATGCTTGCGGGCACTTCCGCACCGGCATTCTGACGTCGGCGATTACCGGTGTGCTGCTGGATAAACTGGTGAATGACGAGCCGCTGCCGCTGGATATCACACCGTTTCTGGCGGATCGGTTTGCAGTCGCGCCGGTCGAGCCCGCCCCCGCGCTGGAACGGGCCTGA
- the hcnB gene encoding cyanide-forming glycine dehydrogenase subunit HcnB, translating into MSLQPLIVGGGPAGMAAAIELARHGVRCTLLEEASRLGGVVYRGPLRDGVQLDYLGPRYSEALDKLYGEFQQQSGLIDVRLNHRVVGAEGTRAVVVLDGDEQLHEMAYPQLLVAAGCHERSVPFPGWTLPGVNLLGGLQLQIKSGVVKPQGPVIIAGTGPLLPLVATQLHASGVRVAGVYEACAFGKIARESLALLNKPQLFLDGLSMLAYLKLHGIPMNYGWGVVEAHGDGELKSVSVAPYSPTWEADLSRVERFEAQTLAVGYGFIPRTQLSQQMGLDHGFSADGYLRAHANVWQQSSVAHVHLAGDMGGIRGGEAAMLAGKIAATSILLQRGVLDAELARVRRDRYASKLRAIVRFRAAVDRYTERGVGQIALPAADTVICRCEHATRADIDLALEQGVQDIASLKMRTRVSMGDCQGRMCVGYCSDRLRQATGRQDVGWLRPRFPIDPVPFSAFQSLGTEGACHE; encoded by the coding sequence ATGAGCCTGCAACCGTTGATTGTCGGCGGCGGGCCGGCGGGGATGGCGGCGGCCATCGAACTGGCGCGCCACGGCGTGCGCTGCACCTTGCTCGAAGAGGCTTCGCGCCTCGGCGGTGTGGTTTATCGCGGGCCGTTGCGCGATGGCGTGCAACTGGATTATCTCGGGCCGCGTTATTCCGAAGCACTGGACAAACTGTACGGTGAATTCCAGCAGCAGTCCGGGCTGATCGACGTGCGCCTCAACCATCGGGTGGTCGGCGCCGAAGGCACCCGCGCAGTGGTGGTGCTCGACGGTGATGAGCAACTGCACGAGATGGCTTATCCGCAACTGCTGGTGGCCGCCGGTTGCCATGAACGCAGCGTACCGTTTCCCGGCTGGACGTTGCCGGGGGTGAACCTGCTCGGCGGCCTGCAGTTGCAGATCAAGAGTGGCGTGGTCAAGCCGCAAGGGCCGGTGATCATCGCCGGCACCGGGCCGTTGCTGCCGCTTGTCGCGACCCAGTTACATGCGTCTGGCGTGCGCGTCGCCGGCGTCTATGAGGCTTGCGCATTCGGCAAGATCGCCCGCGAGAGTCTGGCGCTGCTGAACAAGCCGCAGCTGTTCCTCGACGGGTTGAGCATGCTCGCTTACCTCAAGTTGCACGGCATCCCGATGAACTACGGCTGGGGCGTGGTTGAGGCCCATGGCGACGGCGAATTGAAAAGCGTCAGCGTCGCGCCGTATTCGCCGACGTGGGAGGCGGATCTCTCGCGGGTCGAGCGTTTCGAAGCGCAGACGCTGGCGGTCGGTTACGGTTTTATTCCGCGCACGCAATTGAGCCAGCAGATGGGCCTTGATCACGGCTTCAGCGCCGATGGCTACCTGCGTGCGCACGCCAATGTCTGGCAGCAAAGCAGCGTGGCGCATGTGCATCTGGCCGGCGACATGGGCGGGATCCGCGGCGGCGAAGCGGCGATGCTCGCCGGCAAGATCGCCGCCACTTCGATCCTGCTGCAACGCGGCGTGCTCGACGCCGAGCTCGCCCGGGTGCGCCGTGATCGCTACGCAAGCAAACTCAGAGCCATCGTGCGCTTTCGTGCGGCGGTGGATCGCTACACCGAACGCGGTGTCGGGCAGATTGCTTTGCCCGCAGCCGACACGGTGATCTGTCGCTGCGAGCACGCAACCCGCGCCGACATCGATCTGGCGCTGGAGCAGGGTGTGCAAGACATCGCCAGCCTGAAAATGCGCACCCGCGTGAGCATGGGCGATTGTCAGGGGCGGATGTGCGTCGGCTATTGCAGCGATCGCTTGCGCCAGGCCACCGGACGTCAGGATGTCGGTTGGCTGCGCCCACGCTTTCCAATCGATCCGGTACCGTTTTCCGCGTTCCAGTCTCTCGGCACGGAGGGCGCTTGCCATGAGTAA
- a CDS encoding (2Fe-2S)-binding protein — protein MNCLERTFDIQPLVQADMTVHINGQAVSAAIGETVLSVIQSLGVRQIARNDHDQISGAYCGMGVCQCCLVKINGRHKRRACQTVVRDGMQIETRVNRVVAQEVV, from the coding sequence ATGAACTGCCTAGAAAGAACCTTCGATATCCAGCCCTTGGTGCAGGCGGATATGACCGTGCACATCAACGGCCAAGCGGTCAGCGCCGCCATTGGCGAAACCGTTCTCAGCGTCATCCAGTCCCTCGGCGTGCGCCAGATCGCACGCAATGACCACGATCAGATCAGCGGCGCCTATTGCGGCATGGGCGTGTGCCAGTGCTGTCTGGTGAAAATCAACGGTCGCCACAAGCGCCGCGCCTGCCAGACCGTGGTACGCGACGGCATGCAGATCGAAACCCGAGTCAACCGCGTCGTCGCGCAGGAGGTTGTATGA
- a CDS encoding DUF6124 family protein, translating into MFKVTPNPPEADSIPYDPALEPQRIKDAAARAINFYLDPQTLKTTIPNRQPGRIFLVDPTVDEETLLLEACESLAAANDMAREISNVIEPAQRRSLLMLQQLIMLSELVVNRVLNSRRVSN; encoded by the coding sequence ATGTTCAAAGTAACGCCAAACCCGCCAGAAGCCGATTCGATCCCGTACGACCCCGCTCTGGAGCCTCAGCGCATAAAAGACGCCGCCGCTCGCGCCATCAACTTTTATCTCGATCCTCAAACCCTCAAGACTACGATTCCCAATCGTCAACCGGGCCGGATCTTTCTCGTCGACCCAACGGTGGACGAGGAAACCTTGCTCCTCGAAGCCTGTGAATCGCTGGCTGCGGCGAACGACATGGCCCGCGAAATAAGCAACGTCATCGAGCCTGCACAGCGCCGTTCGCTGCTGATGTTGCAGCAATTGATCATGTTGAGTGAGCTGGTCGTCAATCGCGTGCTCAACAGCCGACGCGTGTCGAACTAG